A part of Pseudomonas sp. HR96 genomic DNA contains:
- a CDS encoding TetR/AcrR family transcriptional regulator produces MYIMPFHPRLDADGQGAARVQGLFDSLKASPEKVREQILLAADVVFANDGYAGTTVQGIAVQAGLPKSNVLYHFKSKDKLYARVLERIAVPYLKACSAFSAEDEPLQALARHLRAMIRLFRDEPHAAKVFMVELREGAPRLPSQYADQWRDQASISVGCLGRWIERGLLAPMHPHFLLLSIWSMAQSSVSLGWQMSGISQPSVAAIDHEAAIETATRLILRGLIPVEQLAHLPAA; encoded by the coding sequence ATGTACATCATGCCGTTCCATCCACGCCTGGACGCCGACGGGCAGGGCGCCGCTCGCGTCCAGGGCCTGTTCGACTCGCTCAAGGCGTCGCCGGAGAAGGTTCGCGAGCAGATCCTCCTGGCAGCCGACGTGGTCTTCGCCAATGATGGCTACGCCGGCACCACCGTGCAGGGCATCGCTGTCCAGGCCGGATTGCCCAAGTCCAATGTGCTTTACCATTTCAAATCCAAGGACAAGCTCTACGCCCGGGTGCTTGAGCGCATCGCCGTGCCTTATCTGAAAGCCTGCTCGGCCTTCAGCGCCGAAGACGAACCGCTGCAGGCGCTGGCGCGGCACCTGCGGGCGATGATCCGGCTGTTTCGCGACGAACCCCATGCCGCCAAGGTGTTCATGGTGGAGCTGCGTGAAGGCGCGCCGCGCCTGCCCAGCCAATACGCCGACCAGTGGCGCGACCAGGCCAGCATCAGCGTGGGCTGCCTGGGCCGCTGGATCGAGCGCGGTCTGTTGGCACCCATGCACCCGCACTTTCTGCTGCTGTCGATCTGGTCCATGGCACAATCGTCGGTAAGCCTGGGGTGGCAGATGTCCGGCATCAGCCAGCCCAGCGTCGCGGCCATCGATCATGAAGCGGCGATCGAAACCGCGACCCGTCTGATCCTGCGCGGGTTGATCCCGGTCGAGCAACTGGCGCACCTGCCCGCCGCCTGA
- a CDS encoding MFS transporter — protein sequence MSDQSTPQSPFVRLCDRFGIPPALFWGFVGLLIFMIGDGVELGYLSPYLSSRGMDESRIATVFTLYGVTVGISSWLAGALSNLWGPKRVMLLGLIIWSLFEALFLIYGLKTLSYSMILLTYGLRGFGYPLFAYGFLVWIAAATPSRKMGLAVGWFWVAYAAGLPTLGSLVASFAIPLIGALNTFWLSFALVVLGGIVGLVGLREAHGMRRLAPEGERPLVSMAKNVTIMWHRPKVTLAGVVRIINTSSMFGFLVVLPGFFMHTVGFTLEQWLRLLTIVFVFNIIGNITSSVVSTRLGYRNTILWLGAIGSTVSTPLFFFMPQMFPHNFLLASLFGAFYGLTLACFVPLSALAPALAPQNKAAALSVLSLGAGASTWVGPAVVAIFSERFGLAGVVWAFTGLYALSAVLMLFLKDPEPVHEPLYLWQRLTKTQRRVKVRAPRLDTRWAHAARND from the coding sequence TTGAGCGATCAATCCACTCCGCAATCCCCATTCGTACGCCTGTGCGACAGATTCGGCATCCCTCCAGCGTTGTTCTGGGGCTTCGTCGGCCTGCTGATCTTCATGATCGGTGACGGTGTCGAGCTGGGCTACCTCTCGCCCTACCTCAGTAGTCGTGGCATGGACGAAAGTCGTATCGCCACCGTCTTTACCCTCTACGGCGTCACCGTCGGAATCTCCTCCTGGCTCGCCGGCGCGCTGTCCAATCTGTGGGGCCCGAAACGGGTCATGCTACTCGGCCTGATCATCTGGAGCCTGTTCGAGGCGTTGTTCCTGATCTACGGCCTGAAAACCCTCAGCTACTCGATGATCCTGCTGACCTACGGCCTGCGCGGGTTCGGCTACCCACTGTTCGCCTACGGCTTTCTGGTGTGGATCGCCGCCGCCACGCCTTCGCGCAAGATGGGCCTGGCGGTCGGCTGGTTCTGGGTGGCCTACGCGGCTGGGCTGCCGACGCTGGGTTCCCTGGTGGCCAGTTTCGCCATCCCGCTGATCGGCGCGCTGAACACTTTCTGGCTGTCGTTCGCGCTGGTGGTATTGGGCGGCATCGTCGGCCTTGTCGGCCTGCGCGAAGCCCACGGCATGCGCCGCCTGGCCCCCGAAGGGGAGCGGCCGCTGGTGTCCATGGCCAAGAACGTCACCATCATGTGGCACCGGCCCAAGGTCACCCTGGCCGGAGTCGTGCGGATCATCAACACCTCGTCGATGTTCGGCTTTCTGGTGGTGCTGCCGGGCTTCTTCATGCACACCGTCGGCTTTACCCTGGAGCAGTGGCTGCGCCTGCTGACCATCGTGTTCGTGTTCAACATCATCGGCAATATCACCTCCAGCGTCGTCAGCACTCGCCTGGGCTATCGCAACACCATCCTCTGGCTGGGCGCCATCGGCAGCACCGTCAGCACGCCGCTGTTCTTCTTCATGCCGCAGATGTTCCCGCACAACTTCCTGCTGGCTTCGCTGTTCGGCGCGTTCTACGGCCTGACCCTGGCCTGCTTCGTGCCGCTGTCGGCCCTGGCGCCGGCGCTGGCACCGCAGAACAAGGCGGCCGCCCTGTCGGTGCTGAGCCTGGGCGCGGGGGCATCGACCTGGGTCGGCCCCGCCGTGGTGGCCATCTTCAGTGAGCGCTTCGGCCTGGCCGGGGTGGTCTGGGCGTTCACCGGCCTCTACGCGCTGAGCGCGGTGCTCATGCTGTTTCTCAAGGACCCCGAGCCGGTGCACGAACCGTTGTACCTGTGGCAGCGTCTGACCAAGACCCAACGCCGGGTCAAGGTGCGCGCACCGCGCCTGGACACCCGCTGGGCCCACGCCGCGCGCAACGACTGA
- a CDS encoding alpha-hydroxy acid oxidase — MRRYHTGNDLARVQSIPELADLARRLLPHFVWEYLAGGAEEEITLTANGRDFERLGLCPRTLRGVHSPQLDTILSGRPSALPLAIAPTGYNAMLRRDADLLLARAATAKGVPFCLSTVSTSAMEQIVEQVPDVNLWLQLYCLRDPKVQEDLLKRAERLQVSTLLLTSDATVLGNREWDRRNFVRPQQLTLRNKLDVLGHPRWMLNTLWPRGMPSLGNLNRYLPREAQNAAGAQNFLGNQMDTALDWQALARLRERWSGLLILKGVLHPADAERALALGLDGIVVTNHGGRQLDGSPSSISVLPTIAAAVKGRMQILLDSGVRRGSDIVKAMALGADGVLVGRATLFGVAVGGQAGAQKALQLLADELRRSLILLGCEGVGELAGQELIRY, encoded by the coding sequence ATGCGCCGATACCACACTGGCAATGATCTGGCGCGGGTGCAGAGCATCCCCGAGCTGGCCGACCTGGCCCGGCGGCTGCTGCCGCATTTCGTTTGGGAGTACCTCGCGGGCGGGGCGGAGGAAGAGATCACACTGACTGCCAACGGCCGCGACTTCGAGCGCCTGGGCCTGTGCCCGCGAACCCTGCGTGGTGTGCACTCGCCACAGCTGGACACCATCTTGAGCGGCCGCCCCTCGGCGCTGCCGCTGGCCATTGCGCCCACCGGCTACAACGCCATGCTGCGACGTGACGCCGACCTGCTGCTGGCCCGCGCCGCCACCGCCAAGGGGGTGCCGTTCTGCTTGAGCACCGTGTCCACCAGCGCCATGGAGCAGATTGTCGAGCAGGTGCCCGACGTCAACCTGTGGCTGCAGCTCTATTGTCTGCGCGACCCCAAGGTGCAGGAAGATCTGCTCAAGCGCGCCGAGCGTCTGCAGGTGTCGACCCTGCTGCTGACCAGCGATGCCACCGTGCTCGGCAACCGCGAGTGGGACCGGCGCAATTTCGTGCGCCCGCAACAATTGACCCTGCGCAACAAGCTTGACGTGCTCGGCCACCCGCGCTGGATGCTCAACACCTTGTGGCCGCGCGGCATGCCCAGCCTGGGCAATCTCAATCGGTATCTGCCCAGGGAGGCGCAGAACGCCGCCGGCGCGCAGAACTTTCTCGGCAACCAGATGGACACCGCACTGGACTGGCAGGCCCTGGCCAGGTTGCGCGAGCGCTGGTCTGGCCTGCTGATTCTCAAGGGCGTGCTGCACCCGGCCGATGCCGAACGAGCCCTGGCCCTGGGCCTGGACGGCATCGTCGTGACCAACCACGGCGGTCGCCAGCTGGACGGCAGCCCGTCGTCGATCTCGGTATTGCCGACGATCGCTGCAGCGGTCAAGGGCCGGATGCAGATCCTGCTCGACAGCGGCGTGCGCCGTGGTAGCGACATCGTCAAGGCCATGGCCCTGGGCGCTGATGGCGTGTTAGTGGGGCGGGCCACGCTGTTCGGCGTCGCCGTGGGCGGCCAGGCGGGGGCGCAGAAAGCGTTGCAGCTGCTGGCCGACGAGTTGCGTCGCAGCCTGATCCTGCTGGGGTGCGAGGGGGTGGGGGAGTTGGCGGGGCAGGAGCTGATCAGGTATTGA
- a CDS encoding DUF3077 domain-containing protein, which translates to MTDPKLDPHRIVTTTALPFGSPNIDTPDPFSVNPGIPLKDALTHIAHLLACGHASALEMCDTPMADRGLLWSTINSIEAARALTDSLLV; encoded by the coding sequence ATGACCGATCCCAAGCTCGACCCCCACCGCATCGTCACTACCACCGCCCTGCCCTTCGGCAGCCCCAACATCGACACGCCCGACCCCTTCAGCGTCAATCCCGGCATCCCGTTGAAAGATGCCCTCACTCATATCGCCCACCTCCTTGCCTGCGGCCACGCGTCGGCCCTGGAAATGTGCGACACGCCGATGGCGGACCGGGGATTGTTGTGGTCGACGATCAACAGCATCGAAGCGGCCAGGGCGCTGACGGACTCGTTGCTGGTCTAA
- a CDS encoding asparaginase: MLTPAHIPLAVATRNHHIERIHHGSLVITDTAGAIVTQLGDPGAYVFSRSTLKPFQALALLRDGGQQHFGLIPAEIAMTCASHSGEGFHIDTVESLLKKVGHVEADLQCGCQVPIYYGESNLPPAGSRFDQRHNNCSGKHAGFLGFCALHGHGQDYLHPDHPLQQDIRRSVAELAGVAEARLWTGIDGCSALNYGMPLSSLARLWARLAAGDSGIDGDYDKALHTVATAMAEHPQIVSGSGRCDHAIAQASAGDCIGKVGADGIYTVAVRSRGLGLAVKIADGGLGALYVTVVRALLQLGLVAEHPALAPWLDSQVRSVRGEPVGRVECRFELPRL, from the coding sequence ATGCTCACACCTGCCCATATCCCTCTGGCTGTCGCCACCCGCAACCACCACATCGAGCGCATTCACCACGGCTCGCTGGTGATCACGGACACGGCCGGGGCCATCGTCACTCAGCTGGGTGACCCAGGCGCCTACGTCTTTTCCCGCTCTACCCTCAAGCCTTTTCAGGCGCTGGCGCTGCTGCGCGACGGCGGCCAACAGCACTTCGGCCTGATCCCGGCGGAGATCGCCATGACCTGCGCCAGCCATTCGGGCGAGGGCTTTCATATCGACACCGTCGAGTCTCTGTTGAAGAAGGTAGGCCACGTTGAAGCCGATCTGCAGTGTGGTTGCCAGGTTCCCATCTATTATGGCGAATCCAACCTGCCGCCAGCCGGGAGCCGCTTCGATCAACGCCACAACAACTGCTCAGGAAAACATGCAGGATTTCTCGGATTCTGCGCGCTGCACGGTCATGGGCAGGACTATCTGCACCCCGACCATCCCCTGCAACAGGATATTCGCCGCAGCGTGGCCGAACTCGCCGGTGTCGCCGAGGCTCGGCTGTGGACCGGCATCGACGGCTGCAGCGCTTTGAACTACGGCATGCCCTTGTCGAGCCTGGCCAGGCTGTGGGCGAGGTTGGCGGCGGGTGACTCAGGTATCGATGGCGACTACGACAAGGCTTTGCACACAGTGGCGACCGCCATGGCTGAGCATCCGCAAATAGTCTCCGGGAGTGGGCGTTGCGATCATGCCATTGCGCAGGCATCGGCGGGTGACTGCATCGGCAAGGTGGGCGCGGACGGGATCTATACCGTTGCCGTGCGCAGTCGCGGCCTGGGACTTGCCGTGAAGATTGCCGACGGTGGGCTTGGCGCTTTGTATGTGACAGTGGTACGCGCGCTGTTGCAGCTGGGGCTGGTGGCCGAGCATCCGGCCCTTGCGCCGTGGCTCGACAGCCAGGTGCGCAGTGTACGTGGCGAGCCCGTGGGGCGGGTGGAGTGCCGGTTCGAGTTGCCGCGGCTGTGA
- a CDS encoding glucose/quinate/shikimate family membrane-bound PQQ-dependent dehydrogenase yields the protein MSTDGAVSQRRLLPTLLGLVLVLMGLAMLVGGIKLATLGGSLYYLITGVLVAITGGLVITLRRSALGLYALVLFGSTLWSLWEVGLDWWQLVPRLALWFVLGIVLLLPWFRRPLVVGQPSAKGTAGLTLAVVLAGVCAIASQFTNPGEIKGSLDRDSAGTSNTAPGMPDGDWQSYGRTPYGDRYSPLAQITPENANKLEPAWTFRTGDIPGPNDPSETTAENTPLKVNGMLYVCTPHSQVIALDPDSGKEIWRFDPKISTQNAANFKGWAHMTCRGVSYHDDAAYADASATTPAQSPTPEAAAASNACPRRIFVPTADTRLIALNADTGKMCEDFGDKGQVDLHANIGTFKAGGYYSTSPPAVTKDLVIIGGHVSDNVSTDEPSGVVRAYDVHDGHLVWNWDSGNPDDTAPIAPGKTYTRNSPNMWSLIATDEKLGMLYLPMGNQMPDQWGGNRTPESEKYSAGVTALDINTGKVKWTYQFTHHDLWDMDVGGQPSLVDIKTADGIQPAVMASTKQGSIYVLDRRNGQPIVPINEVPVPQGAVAGDHTAPTQPKSDLNFMPPPLKERDMWGVTPFDQMLCRIDFKSLRYDGPFTPPSLQGSIVYPGNFGVFDWGGVSVDPIRQVAFVNPNYMAFRSKLVPASEVDAGPGSKSETEGVQPNKGAPYGVILEALLSPIGLPCQAPAWGYVAAVDLTNHKTIWMHKNGTVRDNSPVPLPLTMGVPALGGTFNTASGVSFMSATLDQYLRAYDIRNGKQLWEGRLPAGAQTTPMTYTGKDGRQYVLVVAGGHGSLGTKQGDYVMAFALPK from the coding sequence ATGAGCACTGACGGTGCTGTGAGTCAACGCCGCCTGCTTCCGACCTTGCTCGGGCTGGTACTGGTGTTGATGGGCCTGGCCATGTTGGTGGGCGGCATCAAGCTGGCCACCCTGGGCGGCTCGCTGTATTACCTGATTACCGGTGTGCTGGTGGCCATTACTGGCGGCCTGGTGATCACCCTGCGGCGCTCGGCGCTGGGGCTGTATGCCCTGGTGCTGTTCGGCAGCACCTTGTGGTCGTTGTGGGAGGTGGGCCTGGACTGGTGGCAGCTGGTGCCACGCCTGGCCTTGTGGTTCGTGCTGGGCATTGTGCTGTTGCTGCCGTGGTTCCGCCGCCCCCTGGTGGTCGGTCAGCCTTCGGCCAAAGGCACTGCCGGTTTGACCTTGGCGGTGGTGTTGGCGGGCGTTTGCGCGATTGCCAGCCAGTTCACCAACCCGGGTGAGATCAAGGGTTCGCTGGACCGCGACAGCGCCGGGACCAGCAACACCGCCCCGGGCATGCCCGATGGCGACTGGCAGTCCTACGGCCGCACGCCGTACGGCGACCGCTACTCGCCGCTGGCGCAGATCACCCCGGAGAACGCCAACAAGCTGGAACCGGCCTGGACCTTCCGTACCGGCGACATCCCGGGCCCGAACGACCCGAGCGAGACCACTGCGGAAAACACCCCGCTCAAGGTCAACGGCATGCTCTATGTGTGCACGCCGCACAGCCAGGTCATCGCCCTGGACCCGGACAGCGGCAAGGAAATCTGGCGCTTCGACCCGAAGATCAGCACGCAGAACGCGGCCAACTTCAAGGGCTGGGCGCATATGACCTGCCGTGGCGTGTCGTATCACGATGACGCGGCCTACGCCGACGCCAGCGCGACGACGCCAGCCCAGAGCCCGACGCCGGAAGCCGCTGCCGCGAGCAACGCCTGCCCGCGCCGGATCTTCGTGCCCACCGCCGACACCCGTCTGATCGCCCTGAACGCCGACACCGGCAAGATGTGCGAAGACTTCGGCGACAAGGGCCAGGTCGACCTGCACGCCAACATCGGCACCTTCAAGGCCGGTGGTTACTACTCCACCTCGCCACCCGCCGTCACCAAGGACCTGGTCATCATCGGCGGCCACGTCAGCGACAACGTTTCCACCGACGAGCCTTCCGGTGTAGTGCGCGCCTATGACGTGCACGACGGCCACCTGGTGTGGAACTGGGACAGCGGCAACCCGGACGACACCGCGCCGATCGCCCCGGGCAAGACCTACACCCGCAACTCGCCGAACATGTGGTCGCTGATCGCCACCGACGAGAAGCTGGGCATGCTGTACCTGCCGATGGGCAACCAGATGCCTGACCAATGGGGCGGCAACCGCACCCCCGAGTCGGAAAAATACAGCGCTGGCGTGACCGCGCTGGACATCAACACCGGCAAGGTCAAGTGGACCTACCAGTTCACTCACCACGACCTGTGGGACATGGACGTCGGTGGCCAGCCGTCGCTGGTCGACATCAAAACCGCCGACGGCATCCAGCCTGCGGTCATGGCATCGACCAAGCAGGGCAGCATCTACGTGCTGGACCGCCGCAACGGTCAGCCGATCGTGCCGATCAACGAAGTGCCGGTGCCGCAGGGCGCTGTCGCCGGCGACCACACTGCACCGACCCAGCCCAAGTCGGACCTCAACTTCATGCCGCCGCCCCTCAAGGAACGCGACATGTGGGGCGTAACCCCGTTCGACCAGATGCTCTGCCGGATCGACTTCAAGTCGCTGCGCTATGACGGCCCGTTCACGCCGCCATCGCTGCAAGGCTCGATCGTCTACCCAGGCAACTTCGGGGTGTTCGACTGGGGCGGCGTCTCGGTCGACCCGATCCGTCAGGTGGCCTTCGTCAACCCGAACTACATGGCCTTCCGTTCCAAGCTGGTGCCGGCCAGTGAAGTGGATGCCGGTCCTGGCAGCAAGAGCGAAACCGAAGGCGTGCAGCCGAACAAGGGCGCGCCTTATGGCGTGATCCTCGAAGCGCTGCTGTCGCCGATCGGCCTGCCGTGCCAGGCACCCGCCTGGGGTTATGTGGCAGCGGTCGACCTGACCAACCACAAGACCATCTGGATGCACAAGAACGGCACCGTGCGCGACAACTCGCCGGTTCCGCTGCCGCTGACCATGGGCGTACCGGCGCTGGGCGGCACCTTCAACACCGCCAGCGGCGTGTCCTTCATGAGCGCCACGCTGGACCAGTACCTGCGTGCCTATGACATTCGCAACGGCAAGCAGCTGTGGGAAGGGCGCCTGCCCGCAGGCGCGCAGACCACGCCTATGACCTACACCGGCAAGGACGGTCGCCAGTACGTGCTGGTAGTGGCTGGCGGGCATGGCTCGCTGGGCACCAAGCAGGGTGACTATGTGATGGCGTTTGCCCTGCCGAAGTGA
- the nfsA gene encoding oxygen-insensitive NADPH nitroreductase, whose translation MTEQTQARLASRYGQPDIQPPASWSPVLDQLLEHRSVRSFADTPLPEGTLQALIAAAQSAASSSNLQVWSVVAVQSPERKARLSALAGNQAHIRQAPLFLVWLADLSRVERVAERQNVELAAVPYLESLLLGTIDAALAAQNAVVALESLGLGSVYIGAIRNDIEAVAKELNLPPQVYPVFGLCVGYPSADNTAKVKPRLPQAAVLHHETYQAGDAAAIAQYDQSLGAFYQKEGLKAQGWSEQVINRLQNVANLHGRERLVEELTRLGFGMK comes from the coding sequence ATGACCGAACAGACCCAAGCCCGCCTGGCCTCCCGCTACGGCCAGCCCGACATCCAGCCGCCAGCCAGCTGGAGCCCGGTCCTCGACCAACTGCTGGAACACCGCAGCGTGCGCTCCTTTGCCGATACGCCGCTGCCCGAAGGCACGCTGCAAGCGCTGATCGCCGCCGCGCAATCGGCCGCCAGCTCGTCCAACCTGCAGGTGTGGAGCGTGGTCGCGGTGCAGAGCCCGGAGCGCAAGGCGCGGCTGTCGGCGCTGGCCGGCAACCAGGCGCACATCCGCCAGGCGCCACTGTTTCTGGTGTGGCTGGCCGATCTCTCGCGGGTCGAGCGGGTGGCCGAGCGCCAGAACGTCGAGCTGGCGGCGGTGCCGTATCTGGAGAGCCTGCTGCTGGGCACCATCGACGCCGCCCTGGCTGCGCAGAACGCCGTGGTGGCGCTGGAGTCGCTGGGCCTGGGCAGCGTCTACATCGGCGCCATCCGCAACGACATCGAGGCCGTGGCCAAGGAATTGAACCTGCCGCCCCAGGTGTACCCGGTGTTCGGCCTGTGCGTGGGTTACCCCTCGGCGGACAACACCGCCAAGGTCAAGCCGCGCCTGCCCCAGGCGGCCGTGCTGCACCACGAAACCTACCAGGCGGGCGATGCGGCGGCGATTGCCCAGTACGATCAGAGCCTGGGCGCCTTCTACCAGAAAGAGGGGCTCAAGGCCCAGGGCTGGTCGGAGCAGGTGATCAACCGCCTGCAGAACGTTGCCAACCTGCACGGGCGTGAGCGCCTGGTGGAAGAGTTGACGCGGTTGGGGTTTGGCATGAAGTAA
- a CDS encoding MFS transporter, giving the protein MSTQQTLGQVLPAREAAKMEAAMAVGAFAIGTGEFAIMGLMPDIASNLHLSEPQVGHAISAYALGVMVGAPLLAILGAKLLRKHMLMLLMVLYALGNLATAFTPSANALLVFRFISGLPHGAYFGIAAVVASSMVPAAHRASAVARVMIGLTSAMLLGNPIATFLGQWFGWRSAFALVGAIALLTIVLVWQYVPDRRDEPRSDPRKELRAFTKPQVWMALAIGAVGFSGMFCVFSYLAPTMLDVTHVTAQWIPFGLAAFGVGGIIGNIAGGKLFDRLQFRAVGVVLVWAIAVLLFFPFAAGSLWGVLLGIGLIGTMVALAAPLQIRLMDIAHEAPSLAAASNHAAFNLANALGPWFGGMAITAGLGWTSTGYIGAVTALAGLGVFFLARRMRGGD; this is encoded by the coding sequence TGGCCGTGGGCGCCTTTGCCATCGGTACCGGCGAGTTCGCCATCATGGGGTTGATGCCCGATATCGCCAGCAACCTGCACCTGAGCGAGCCGCAGGTCGGCCACGCCATCAGCGCCTACGCCCTGGGGGTCATGGTCGGCGCCCCGCTGCTGGCGATTCTCGGCGCCAAGCTGCTGCGCAAGCACATGCTGATGCTGCTGATGGTGCTGTATGCCCTGGGCAACCTCGCCACCGCGTTCACTCCCTCGGCCAACGCCCTGCTGGTGTTCCGCTTCATCAGCGGCCTGCCCCACGGCGCCTACTTCGGCATCGCGGCGGTGGTCGCCTCGAGCATGGTCCCGGCGGCCCACCGCGCCAGCGCCGTGGCACGGGTGATGATCGGCCTGACCTCGGCCATGCTGCTGGGCAATCCGATCGCCACCTTCCTGGGGCAGTGGTTTGGTTGGCGCTCGGCGTTCGCTTTGGTCGGGGCCATCGCTCTGTTGACGATTGTGCTGGTCTGGCAGTACGTACCCGACCGCCGCGACGAGCCGCGCAGCGACCCGCGCAAGGAATTGCGCGCATTCACCAAGCCGCAGGTGTGGATGGCGCTGGCGATTGGTGCCGTGGGCTTTTCCGGGATGTTCTGCGTGTTCAGTTACCTGGCGCCGACCATGCTCGACGTCACCCACGTCACCGCCCAGTGGATTCCTTTCGGCCTGGCGGCCTTTGGCGTGGGCGGCATCATCGGCAACATCGCCGGCGGCAAACTGTTCGACCGCCTGCAGTTTCGCGCTGTCGGCGTGGTGCTGGTGTGGGCAATCGCCGTGCTGCTGTTCTTCCCGTTCGCCGCCGGTTCGCTATGGGGTGTGCTGCTGGGCATCGGCCTGATCGGCACCATGGTCGCCCTCGCCGCGCCGTTGCAGATCCGCCTGATGGACATCGCCCATGAGGCGCCCAGTTTGGCAGCGGCGTCCAACCATGCCGCGTTCAACCTGGCCAACGCGCTGGGGCCCTGGTTCGGCGGCATGGCGATTACCGCGGGGCTGGGCTGGACCAGCACCGGGTACATTGGCGCAGTGACGGCGTTGGCTGGGTTGGGGGTGTTTTTCCTGGCCCGGCGGATGCGTGGCGGCGACTGA